One window of Perca flavescens isolate YP-PL-M2 chromosome 15, PFLA_1.0, whole genome shotgun sequence genomic DNA carries:
- the hexim1 gene encoding protein HEXIM1, with protein sequence MMTEPMEQTHHLKTSGSPSGGSSGDALEHLPARNRGGPENGNRGRQRDQKRQQRAENCGGINTDKLWQMKGEQREVCPAFAAGNELIKCPIANQPHQKADHAAGDGNPIAQGKNGEDRPLEETLNQVQEDSHIDSDTGFDARLGKKRHRRRTSRKKRNWKPYCQLSWDERKALEEKETARASRVREEMFAKGLPVAPYNTTQFLMDEHDREEPDLNTETGVRRPSGVGSRMEDTGSEEDLCDNNNEEEDDDEGSGGGSDGIGRPGNAGGEFLQRDFSETYEMYHVESLQNMTKQELVQEYLELEKCMSRLEEENNRLRRAVEPGGLTAESSLVRLRELERELERLRAQNTELLLQNQPSNDRSQVATN encoded by the coding sequence ATGATGACAGAGCCAATGGAGCAGACCCATCACCTGAAAACTTCAGGCAGCCCATCAGGTGGGAGCAGTGGGGACGCGTTGGAGCATCTCCCAGCCAGAAACCGTGGTGGACCAGAGAACGGCAACAGGGGGCGACAGAGAGACCAAAAGCGACAGCAGCGGGCGGAGAACTGTGGGGGTATCAACACAGACAAGTTATGGCAAATGAAAGGCGAACAGAGGGAGGTGTGCCCTGCCTTCGCAGCCGGAAACGAGCTCATAAAGTGCCCGATTGCAAATCAGCCTCACCAGAAAGCCGATCATGCAGCGGGTGACGGTAATCCTATTGCACAGGGGAAAAACGGCGAAGACAGACCACTGGAGGAAACTTTAAACCAGGTGCAAGAGGATAGTCACATCGACTCTGACACTGGTTTCGATGCGCGTCTGGGCAAGAAGAGACACAGGCGCAGGACATCCAGGAAGAAGCGCAACTGGAAGCCTTATTGCCAACTTTCTTGGGATGAAAGGAAAGCCCTGGAAGAGAAAGAGACGGCCAGGGCTTCACGGGTGAGGGAGGAGATGTTCGCCAAAGGGCTCCCAGTGGCCCCCTATAACACCACCCAGTTCCTGATGGACGAGCACGACCGAGAGGAGCCCGACCTCAACACCGAGACCGGGGTCAGGCGGCCCTCAGGGGTCGGTAGCCGCATGGAGGACACTGGCAGCGAGGAGGACCTCTGCGACAacaacaacgaggaggaggacgatGATGAAGGCAGCGGGGGAGGCAGCGACGGCATCGGGAGACCTGGGAACGCAGGTGGTGAGTTTCTCCAAAGAGACTTTTCCGAGACCTACGAGATGTACCATGTCGAGAGCCTGCAGAATATGACCAAGCAGGAGCTGGTCCAGGAGTACCTGGAGCTGGAGAAGTGCATGTCCCGGCTGGAGGAGGAGAACAACCGGTTGAGGCGCGCCGTGGAGCCCGGTGGTCTGACCGCGGAGAGCTCCCTGGTCCGACTCCGAGAGCTGGAGAGGGAACTGGAGAGACTGAGGGCCCAAAACACGGAGCTCCTTCTGCAGAACCAGCCGAGCAATGACAGGAGCCAAGTCGCTACCAATTAA